The proteins below come from a single Malus sylvestris chromosome 3, drMalSylv7.2, whole genome shotgun sequence genomic window:
- the LOC126617339 gene encoding histidine-containing phosphotransfer protein 1-like yields the protein MDAVTQWRKQWFDYTQYLRREGFLDDQFAQLKKLQDENSPDFVVEVVSLFFQDSEKLFNNMARALEQNVVNFKQVDAYVHQFKGSSAWIGAFRLKNVCINFRNFCEAQNLEGCLRCLQQLQQESSALKNNLENLFRLEQQIVAAGGSIPMME from the exons ATGGACGCAGTGACTCAGTGGCGGAAGCAGTGGTTCGACTACACTCAGTATCTGCGCCGAgag GGATTCTTGGACGATCAGTTTGCACAGCTAAAGAAGCTGCAGGATGAAAACAGCCCAGATTTTGTAGTTGAAGttgtttctcttttctttcaagATTCTGAGAAGCTTTTCAACAATATGGCCAGGGCTCT AGAACAGAACGTTGTAAACTTCAAACAGGTAGATGCCTATGTCCATCAATTCAAGGGTAGCAGTGCCTG GATTGGTGCATTCAGACTTAAAAATGTATGCATCAACTTCAGAAATTTTTGTGAGGCTCAGAACCTTGAAGG GTGTTTGAGATGTTTGCAACAACTGCAGCAAGAGAGCTCTGCACTTAAGAACAACCTTGAAAATTTATTTAGG TTGGAGCAACAGATCGTGGCTGCTGGCGGGTCAATTCCGATGATGGAATAA